A single genomic interval of Aureliella helgolandensis harbors:
- a CDS encoding beta strand repeat-containing protein yields the protein MNIRIGWWSSFVLVGIIFLAEHGALAQPPQLDPPLSPGETLYEGRLVSYANETVLLEQVIATQVGAPLQPVAGVRSFEVVETAELLINGRPLSEIDDLKAIPAGGKVQVWEAIDAKGEITTRVQGWTTDAIEKQVREKLAHTEKSASQAATSKGSSGSDLGSTDATPQPSGTAGNSEPELGSSGGNGASVDNTTRVETTADRKSSTANNSTAQPAQTQPSSTAERADESQLQNSAQTRTTRGATTESSRTQEPASQSSQTLPPSVQTNGSSAPPTSRSAQGETASLGNLENTNPPSNASTRQSRPSISTDQADQPAEAASSGTTTDGQSADLSPGASTRSASLSETSDDRVEPGQNVRSQPSFAQPSEEEVSSNPPASIPPSSPPSTNGPSERQQQTTVAPPATANSFTGAPLAQRNSGGTTQTLQPSNDDGSSSTPPGSSPIASTVSDQGTSPSAASAGTSNNTPPPSTNTETSPSTSASLSVRSTSQPTGIVNRYTQAAMEGTPPLVSSNTFQPRQMVQDITGVGTRLQASTNRYTQSTNPLVAVNGGLSGSGNNQPTGQIANVNLGGQESANRSDTDINPLIAVNGGLSGSGNNQPTGQVANVNLGGQDSANRSDTDINPLVAVNGGLSGSGNNQPTGQIANVNLGGQESANRSDTDINPLVAVNGGLSGSGNNQPTGQIANVNLGGQDSANRSDTDINPLIAVNGGLSGSGNNQPTGQVANVNLGGQESANRSDTDINPLIAMNGGLSGSGNNQPTGQIANVNLGGQESANRSDTDINPLVVVNGGLSGSGNNQPTGRIANVNLGGQDSANRSDTDINPLVAVNGGLSGSGNNQPTGRIANVNLGGQDSANRSDTDINPLVAVNGGLSGSGNNQPTGRIANINASSQNSGNLVDSNASSLLSINVSPQLRGAVHEAFARPMTAEAMQDTFAPLNPPAKVLENFPAKIAGHTFVSGYWDYDHAQNDFTWITGVLRKAPEGMSWKAPEWIAVGDQFARTPGYWKPTGQVRSVVQSSKREILIPATSFRSLGKTIEIPSYVDHMLEGRGILFAPVRFPQSEMSQLQPLHLQTFEPLQIQNILLHLFVDQNSNQFFFGDYYGSTGKSLGLQQWCLTETAGRTLLGQYQKIHQSLGTNFVQRLAGWAQFCEQNPSQRPPHDLLTAMQLINSPAGNAVVQTALLSHTVVEQAHALLQTAGNGTGLKGRATSTLNHATPGQVSEQLLSQNALSNIGLSGVGAGGQQPQRLISKVEGGVSQLGSTLSSTLPLGSGLSNVGGGLSGVTGGLSGGLGGVTSGLSGGLSGGLSGGLGGGLGGGLGGGLGGGLGGGLGGGLGGGLGGGLGGGLSGGTAGLGSGLGSGLGGAVGGVLSGLSGGSK from the coding sequence ATGAATATTCGAATTGGATGGTGGAGTAGCTTCGTACTTGTAGGGATCATTTTTCTGGCGGAACACGGAGCGCTCGCGCAGCCTCCACAGCTCGACCCGCCACTGTCGCCAGGGGAAACACTCTACGAGGGACGGCTCGTTTCCTACGCCAATGAAACCGTACTGCTAGAACAAGTGATAGCCACGCAAGTTGGAGCCCCACTCCAACCTGTCGCCGGTGTTCGCTCTTTTGAGGTGGTTGAGACTGCCGAACTCCTCATTAATGGCCGTCCATTGAGCGAAATTGACGACTTGAAGGCAATTCCCGCTGGTGGAAAAGTCCAAGTCTGGGAGGCGATCGATGCCAAGGGGGAAATAACCACGCGCGTCCAAGGCTGGACCACCGATGCCATCGAAAAACAAGTCCGCGAGAAATTGGCGCATACCGAGAAAAGCGCCAGCCAAGCAGCAACGAGCAAGGGCTCCAGTGGTAGTGATCTTGGTAGCACCGATGCGACGCCCCAGCCTTCTGGGACCGCAGGCAACTCCGAACCAGAACTTGGCAGCAGCGGGGGCAACGGAGCATCGGTCGACAATACGACTAGAGTTGAAACAACGGCAGACCGAAAGAGTTCGACCGCGAACAACTCGACCGCTCAACCGGCACAAACTCAGCCCTCTTCAACCGCTGAGCGGGCCGACGAGTCGCAATTGCAGAACTCCGCCCAAACGAGAACGACACGAGGAGCGACCACCGAGAGCTCAAGGACTCAGGAGCCAGCTTCGCAGAGTAGCCAAACTCTCCCCCCCAGCGTTCAAACCAATGGCTCCAGTGCTCCCCCAACGTCCAGATCGGCGCAGGGGGAGACGGCTTCATTAGGCAATCTTGAGAATACCAATCCTCCCAGCAACGCAAGCACCCGACAGTCTCGCCCCTCGATCTCAACCGATCAGGCAGACCAACCCGCCGAAGCGGCCAGTAGCGGAACGACCACCGACGGCCAGTCGGCGGATCTCTCCCCAGGCGCCAGCACACGGTCGGCTAGCCTCAGCGAAACCTCCGATGACAGAGTGGAGCCAGGACAAAACGTGAGGTCACAACCATCGTTTGCTCAACCTAGCGAAGAGGAGGTGAGCTCAAATCCGCCTGCATCGATTCCGCCAAGCAGCCCCCCTTCAACGAATGGCCCCAGCGAACGGCAGCAGCAAACAACGGTAGCCCCACCCGCGACGGCAAACTCCTTTACCGGAGCTCCCTTAGCACAACGCAACAGCGGAGGAACGACACAGACGCTCCAACCCTCCAATGACGACGGTAGTAGCAGTACCCCTCCGGGCTCCTCGCCAATAGCTTCCACTGTCTCGGATCAAGGTACATCTCCCTCAGCAGCCAGCGCCGGCACCTCGAACAACACACCTCCTCCCTCTACAAACACCGAAACAAGCCCTTCTACCTCAGCGTCTCTAAGCGTCCGCTCCACTTCGCAGCCAACCGGTATTGTCAACCGGTATACGCAAGCTGCAATGGAAGGAACTCCTCCTCTCGTTAGTTCGAATACCTTTCAGCCTCGCCAAATGGTCCAAGACATCACAGGCGTTGGTACCAGACTCCAGGCATCGACCAATCGATATACTCAATCGACCAATCCGCTGGTCGCGGTGAACGGTGGACTTAGCGGATCGGGAAACAATCAACCCACCGGCCAAATCGCCAACGTCAATCTTGGCGGTCAAGAATCCGCGAATCGAAGTGACACCGACATCAATCCGCTGATCGCGGTGAACGGTGGACTCAGCGGGTCGGGAAACAATCAACCCACCGGCCAAGTCGCCAACGTCAATCTTGGCGGTCAAGACTCCGCGAATCGAAGCGACACCGACATCAATCCGCTGGTCGCAGTGAACGGTGGACTCAGCGGATCGGGAAACAATCAACCCACCGGTCAAATCGCCAACGTCAATCTTGGCGGTCAAGAATCCGCGAATCGAAGCGACACCGACATCAATCCGCTGGTCGCGGTAAACGGTGGACTCAGCGGATCGGGAAACAATCAACCCACCGGTCAAATCGCCAACGTCAATCTTGGCGGTCAAGACTCCGCGAATCGAAGTGACACCGACATCAATCCGCTGATCGCGGTGAACGGTGGACTCAGCGGGTCCGGAAACAATCAACCCACCGGCCAAGTCGCCAACGTCAATCTAGGCGGTCAAGAATCCGCGAATCGAAGCGATACCGACATCAATCCGCTGATCGCGATGAACGGTGGACTCAGCGGGTCCGGAAACAATCAACCCACCGGCCAAATCGCCAACGTCAATCTTGGCGGTCAAGAATCCGCGAATCGAAGCGACACCGACATCAATCCGCTGGTCGTGGTGAACGGTGGACTCAGCGGGTCCGGAAATAATCAACCCACCGGTCGAATCGCCAACGTCAATCTTGGCGGTCAAGACTCCGCGAATCGAAGCGACACCGACATCAATCCGCTGGTCGCGGTGAACGGTGGACTCAGCGGATCGGGAAACAATCAACCCACCGGCCGAATCGCCAACGTCAACCTTGGCGGTCAAGACTCCGCGAATCGAAGCGACACCGACATCAATCCGCTGGTCGCAGTGAACGGTGGACTCAGCGGATCGGGAAACAATCAACCCACCGGTCGAATCGCAAATATCAACGCCTCCTCACAGAACTCTGGCAACCTGGTCGACTCCAACGCCTCGAGTCTGTTGTCGATCAATGTCTCCCCGCAACTACGTGGAGCAGTCCACGAAGCCTTCGCAAGACCAATGACGGCAGAGGCGATGCAAGACACCTTCGCACCACTTAACCCGCCTGCCAAAGTATTGGAAAATTTTCCAGCCAAGATTGCAGGCCACACGTTTGTCTCTGGCTATTGGGACTATGACCACGCGCAGAATGATTTCACCTGGATCACCGGTGTACTGCGGAAAGCTCCCGAAGGCATGAGCTGGAAAGCCCCCGAGTGGATTGCAGTAGGCGACCAATTTGCAAGAACGCCAGGTTACTGGAAACCAACAGGGCAGGTTCGCAGCGTAGTACAGAGCTCCAAGAGAGAGATCCTAATCCCTGCAACCAGTTTTCGCAGCTTGGGAAAAACGATTGAAATTCCAAGCTACGTGGATCACATGCTCGAAGGGCGTGGCATCCTGTTTGCCCCGGTCCGTTTCCCCCAATCAGAGATGAGCCAACTGCAGCCACTGCATCTCCAAACCTTTGAGCCATTGCAAATCCAAAACATACTGTTGCACCTCTTTGTCGATCAGAACAGCAACCAGTTCTTCTTCGGAGACTATTATGGCTCGACCGGAAAAAGCCTAGGCCTCCAACAATGGTGTTTGACAGAAACCGCCGGCAGGACACTGTTGGGGCAGTATCAGAAAATCCACCAAAGCCTAGGAACAAACTTTGTACAACGCCTGGCGGGCTGGGCTCAGTTCTGCGAGCAGAACCCTTCGCAGCGGCCTCCCCATGACCTGCTAACCGCGATGCAGCTTATCAACAGCCCGGCAGGCAATGCAGTTGTCCAAACGGCTTTATTGTCACACACCGTTGTTGAACAGGCGCATGCACTGCTTCAAACCGCAGGTAACGGCACCGGTCTGAAGGGACGGGCAACGAGCACCCTGAATCATGCAACGCCAGGACAAGTAAGCGAACAACTCCTGAGCCAAAACGCCCTTTCCAATATCGGACTATCCGGTGTAGGAGCAGGTGGGCAGCAGCCACAGCGATTGATCAGCAAGGTTGAAGGTGGCGTTTCTCAACTGGGATCAACACTGTCTAGCACCTTACCCCTTGGCTCCGGCCTCTCCAATGTAGGGGGAGGATTGTCGGGAGTGACAGGCGGACTCAGTGGCGGCCTAGGGGGAGTCACCTCCGGCCTCAGTGGTGGACTCAGCGGCGGGTTGAGCGGCGGGTTGGGTGGCGGGTTGGGTGGCGGGTTGGGTGGCGGGTTGGGTGGCGGACTGGGTGGCGGACTGGGTGGCGGACTGGGCGGCGGTCTGGGTGGCGGTCTGGGCGGTGGGCTCAGTGGAGGCACGGCAGGCCTCGGAAGTGGCCTCGGAAGTGGCCTTGGTGGAGCCGTAGGGGGTGTCTTGTCGGGCCTTTCCGGTGGCTCGAAGTAG
- the trpS gene encoding tryptophan--tRNA ligase: protein MRVLSGIQPTGRFHWGNYFGAIRQYIDLQNEHDSYYFIANLHALTTIRDAALLRSLTHDAALDLLALGLDPNKATLYVQSDVPEVSQLTWILMTSTPMGLLERCVSFKEKKERGIAADAGLFTYPVLMAADILAYDANWVPVGQDQVQHIEVCRDLAKSFNHKFSEVFVLPEARLMADSAKVPGTDGEKMSKSYDNIISLFEEEKAARKKIMRIQTDSRPMEDAKDPETDHLYQLLKLMASPEELQEMADLYRRGGFGYGQVKKALADAAEKFFAPAREKRRELEQRPDTVADILREGAKRARVQAAAVLARAEEACGLTAPS, encoded by the coding sequence ATGAGAGTTTTATCGGGCATCCAGCCAACCGGTCGATTCCACTGGGGCAACTACTTCGGTGCCATTCGCCAGTACATTGACTTGCAAAACGAGCATGACAGCTACTACTTCATTGCTAACCTGCATGCGTTAACCACCATTCGGGACGCAGCACTTCTGCGTAGCCTGACGCATGATGCTGCGCTGGACCTGCTGGCGCTCGGACTCGATCCGAACAAGGCAACGCTCTACGTGCAATCGGATGTCCCTGAGGTCTCCCAATTAACCTGGATCCTAATGACCAGCACTCCCATGGGCTTGCTGGAACGATGCGTTTCGTTCAAAGAGAAGAAGGAGCGTGGCATTGCAGCAGACGCAGGTCTGTTCACCTACCCAGTCCTCATGGCGGCCGACATTTTGGCGTACGACGCGAATTGGGTCCCCGTCGGGCAGGATCAGGTGCAGCACATTGAGGTGTGCCGGGATCTTGCGAAAAGTTTCAATCACAAGTTTAGCGAGGTATTCGTCCTGCCAGAAGCGCGTTTGATGGCCGATTCCGCTAAGGTACCGGGCACCGATGGCGAGAAGATGTCGAAGAGCTATGACAATATCATCAGTCTCTTTGAAGAGGAGAAAGCAGCACGCAAGAAGATCATGCGGATCCAAACCGATAGTCGTCCGATGGAGGACGCCAAGGATCCCGAAACCGATCATTTGTATCAGCTGTTGAAACTAATGGCGTCCCCTGAAGAATTGCAGGAAATGGCGGATCTCTATCGACGCGGCGGATTTGGCTATGGACAAGTCAAAAAAGCCCTAGCTGACGCTGCCGAAAAATTCTTCGCGCCTGCACGTGAGAAGCGACGCGAGCTTGAACAGCGTCCCGACACAGTCGCCGATATTCTTCGAGAAGGTGCTAAGCGGGCGCGAGTTCAGGCTGCAGCCGTCCTAGCACGGGCCGAGGAAGCTTGCGGGCTCACCGCTCCAAGCTAG
- a CDS encoding phosphopantothenoylcysteine decarboxylase domain-containing protein, which yields MANILITSGPTRQYLDPVRYLTNASSGRMGQALAEAALEAGHDVTVVTGPVSIDYPAAATVIAVDTTDEMLNAVLELFPACDGLIGAAAPCDYMPHRISTEKLAKDGQPLELELIETADIVATAAATKKKHQWVVGFALETEDRRFRAIVKMQRKCCDMMVSNGPAAINSLTNDVEILASDGTTLAHVTGSKQVVAAAILKATQLLIRTKS from the coding sequence ATGGCCAATATCTTAATCACCTCCGGTCCAACCCGGCAGTATTTGGACCCCGTCCGTTACCTGACGAACGCCAGTAGCGGACGCATGGGGCAGGCCCTGGCTGAGGCGGCCCTAGAAGCCGGGCACGACGTTACAGTCGTGACGGGCCCAGTCTCCATCGATTATCCGGCAGCCGCGACGGTCATCGCGGTCGACACCACGGACGAAATGCTCAATGCCGTGCTGGAGTTGTTCCCAGCCTGCGACGGACTCATCGGCGCCGCAGCACCTTGCGATTACATGCCGCATCGCATTAGTACTGAAAAGCTTGCGAAAGATGGCCAGCCCCTAGAATTGGAGCTGATCGAAACGGCCGATATCGTTGCAACTGCCGCCGCCACCAAGAAAAAACATCAGTGGGTGGTTGGTTTTGCGTTGGAAACCGAGGACCGGCGTTTTCGGGCTATCGTGAAAATGCAGCGTAAATGCTGCGACATGATGGTCTCCAACGGGCCGGCAGCGATCAATTCACTGACCAACGACGTCGAAATCCTGGCCTCGGACGGTACAACACTGGCTCATGTTACTGGCAGCAAACAAGTGGTGGCAGCCGCCATCCTCAAAGCTACCCAGTTGCTGATTCGGACGAAATCTTAA
- a CDS encoding dihydroorotate dehydrogenase: MPQALPSPDLSVQLGRLQLRNPILVASGTFGYAREMEKLVRLDRLGGILPKTITLQPRPGNAPWRTVETTAGLLNSIGLDNDGIDAFIDGHLNYLRTLDTAIIVSIAGKSMAEFQELAQRIEQAGGATALELNISCPNVSGGVDFGTDPTLCRQVIEGVRSVCNLPLLAKLTPNVTSIATIAQAARDGGADAVSCINTLLGMAIDWRKAKPMLGNVLGGLSGPAIKPVALRCVYQVASSVDIPIVGIGGIATIDDVMEFFAAGASCVQIGTANYYDPTVSERLVDAVPLALQEIHAKNVREAVGTLVNP; encoded by the coding sequence GTGCCTCAAGCTCTCCCTTCTCCCGATTTGTCAGTCCAACTAGGGCGACTCCAACTTCGCAATCCCATCCTGGTCGCCTCGGGCACATTCGGATACGCCCGAGAAATGGAGAAACTCGTCCGACTTGACCGCCTGGGAGGCATTCTGCCTAAGACGATCACGCTACAGCCTCGACCTGGAAATGCTCCCTGGCGAACCGTAGAAACAACCGCCGGCTTGTTGAATTCCATTGGACTCGACAACGATGGAATTGATGCCTTCATTGACGGTCACCTCAACTACCTCAGAACGCTGGATACCGCGATCATCGTCAGCATCGCTGGCAAGAGCATGGCGGAGTTTCAAGAGCTGGCACAGAGGATTGAACAAGCCGGAGGCGCTACCGCCTTAGAGCTCAACATTTCCTGCCCCAATGTAAGTGGCGGTGTTGATTTTGGCACCGACCCGACGCTCTGCCGTCAAGTCATCGAGGGGGTTCGCTCGGTATGCAATTTACCACTGCTGGCCAAGCTGACGCCCAATGTGACCAGTATTGCGACGATTGCGCAAGCCGCCCGTGACGGCGGTGCCGACGCGGTCAGCTGCATCAATACCCTCTTGGGAATGGCGATCGATTGGCGTAAAGCCAAACCGATGCTAGGCAATGTCTTAGGAGGCCTCAGCGGTCCAGCCATTAAACCGGTCGCCTTGCGTTGTGTTTACCAAGTAGCCAGTTCGGTTGACATTCCCATTGTAGGCATTGGAGGCATCGCCACGATTGACGACGTGATGGAGTTCTTCGCCGCCGGCGCCAGTTGCGTGCAGATTGGAACCGCCAACTACTACGACCCAACCGTGAGTGAACGCCTGGTGGATGCAGTGCCCCTCGCATTGCAAGAGATTCATGCCAAGAATGTTCGTGAGGCGGTTGGCACTCTGGTCAACCCCTAA